GTCTTCAGTCCCTTGATCGTTCCACCAGAGCGCGGAACCAGAGCGATGTGAATCGAGCTCTGGTGGCCGAGCATCGCATCAATTCCATTTCCAGGCGTTCGGAGGCTGCAGCCTAGGCTCCTGGTCGACGCAAGCCTGGAGAGCCTAAAAATGACTCTCGTCGCCGAGCCGACGAGGATCTAGAAGCGATCACGCTCCCGGCCGGCAGAGCCGGCCGGGAGACAATCGGTGTCGCGGACGGCTGCGCGGGGAGCTGCCCTCGGATCAGCCTTGAAGGGTAACGAGGCCCCGGGGCGCGGGGTCCGAAAAGCTCTCCTTTCCACCGTCGACGTAACCGGCGAGTCTCGTTACTTGAAAGTCGGGTCTGCGGGGAGAGCCGGTGGCCTGCTGCTTTGGCAATCTGAAGCAGTTGTTCGCGCGGGCAGGAGTTCACCCACAGCTTCGCCGATATTTCTCGCTACTACCCGGACCTATCTCGGGTTGATGCGACACTGGGACACGGTGCTTCCGGGGCGGATACTGCGAGTCTGTACGAGAACGTCGTGGAAGATCTCGAGGGAAAGTGGAGTGCATCCACGACTTCTGCGGCCTCGCATTCGAACCGGCCTGCGTCCAGTTCCGCAAACGGAACGTGCTGTCCCTAGGGCAAGCTCCGAGCAGAGTTCGCCAGCCAATTTCCGACATGGGCTTTTCCAGTGGAAGAACTACGAGGCCTAGCTCGGCCCGCACAAGCCATTGAGCGAAGCTTGAGGCGCGTCGATGGCTCTAGGAGCCAAAGAAAATAAGTGAGTTGCATCCGAGCGCTGAATGGCTCACGCGCCAGAAAAACGACACGTCGACTTGTTTGCTGCTAAGGCGGAACGGCCTAAATTTCTCCGTCCCGTAGCTGCCTTTCGATAGCGTCTCCGACCCGCAGAGCATTCGCTGCGATCGTGAGGCCCGGGTTGGTACCGCCGCAGCTCGGCATGAAGGAGCCGTCCACCACGTAGAGATTCTTGACCTCGTGCGAGCGACAGCTGGGATCGAGCACACTGGTCGTCGGGTCGTGGCCAAAGCGGCACGTGCCGGTTGGATGACCGAAATTGATCATATTCGGCAGCAAATAGAGCATACGGAATTTCAAGAGCCGCTTGCGTAGCAACCTTCTCGCGAGACTCGCACGTCGTCTCAGGTCGGGGTTAACCCGATAGCAGACGCGAATTCGTTCCGGCCGCTCGGGATCCGGGACAATACGGTTCTGGAGCTCGCCAAAATCCTCAAGAATCATTGCAAAGATCGTGGCGGCACCGAACAGCTTCGATGCAATCATCGCAGGAATGCGAAGGAACGGCCGTAGCGGCCGCATCCGGGCGAGCCAGCTTGTGTCGAACCATGCATACAGGAAGACGAGGATATTGCCGTAGGTAGCGGAAAGGCCGACGGATTGCACTGAACCGAGGCGCTTGCCGTCGTACGAATAGAAATCGCGAAAGCCGATAGTCTTGCGGGGTCCGTCCGACGAACCGCGGTGACGGGGCCAAACCGCAATCCATTCAGAGGCGTGAAACATCAGGTTGCGACCGACGAGGCCGGATCCATTGCCAAGGCCGTTGGGGTGCTCCGGGCCGGCAGATTGGAGAAGGAGAGTTGCGCTACGGTAAGTTCCCGCCGCGAGAATGACAACGCGTC
The window above is part of the Candidatus Binataceae bacterium genome. Proteins encoded here:
- a CDS encoding GMC family oxidoreductase yields the protein MGNSSTETPWDAIVIGTGMGGATIGYRLASQGFRVLFLEKGRQTVADGSDATLAETPEKRLAAGHWPDRITAEVDGAVSELFAPLGCGPGGSTLIYGAALERFERSDFEAVPRLEHPTGGWPISYDAMRPYYELAERLYRVQGTSDPLAEPVDLLEPHQASTQDELFMRDFRDAGLHPYRLHVGIAYQPGCQECLGRLCPSACKSTARSVCLDPALERHGSELLTDCEVTRLIATADRVTGVEFRRGNSTALVAGRVVILAAGTYRSATLLLQSAGPEHPNGLGNGSGLVGRNLMFHASEWIAVWPRHRGSSDGPRKTIGFRDFYSYDGKRLGSVQSVGLSATYGNILVFLYAWFDTSWLARMRPLRPFLRIPAMIASKLFGAATIFAMILEDFGELQNRIVPDPERPERIRVCYRVNPDLRRRASLARRLLRKRLLKFRMLYLLPNMINFGHPTGTCRFGHDPTTSVLDPSCRSHEVKNLYVVDGSFMPSCGGTNPGLTIAANALRVGDAIERQLRDGEI